The genomic DNA CAACACCCTCGACCGAAAATTCATGGCATCGAAACCGAACCAAAAATGGGTAACCGATGTGACGGAATTCAAGATTGCCGGACAGAAACTGTACTTGTCCGCGATGTTAGACCTGTTTAATCGAGAAATCATTACGTACACGCTTCACACGAAACCTAGCTTTGATTTAGTAGAAACGATGTTACTTCAAGGAGTCGAACGTCTACGTGAAGGCGATGACCTTCTTCTTCACTCTGATCAGGGCTGGCACTATCGCATGCCTAAGTACCGAAGGATACTCAAGGACCATCACATCACTCAGAGTATGTCTCGGAAGGGAAACTGTTATGACAACGCCGTGATGGAGAATTTCTTCGGCATCATGAAATCAGAGTTTCTCTACAGAGAAACTTTTCGGAACCTCAAGGAGTTCAACCGAAAATTAGAAGAATACATGGATTACTACAACCACTTGCGAATTAAGTCTACGCTCGGTAAAAAGAGCCCGGTAGAATACCGACTGTACACACAACGAATGAATCAAAAAGTGGGTGTCCAATAATTTGGGTCCAGTGCACGTTGCCTGTAGGGTCTCACCCTGCCCACTTTTCCCATAGGAGTCGGGTGGCCTCCGCTTCACTTCACTTTTGGTGATATGTAGATTCTACTCTTAATATTTCCTCTTACAATAAGAAATGGTCATATATCTATCTTTCATGGGATGACTTCCTTCAAATGGCGATGGAGCTAAGTCACTCCTGGTCTCTTTAGGGCTTTTAAGAATTCAGGTAGGGACGTTTCGTTCCGCTGCGGGTGGCCGCTTTCCGGCGGGGAGGGAGTTGAGCCGCTTCGGCTGCGCCTCCAGGGTCTCAACCTTCCCTCTATTCCCGCAGGAGTCGGCCACCCTCCGCTGCTCTTCACTTTTGGTAATATGAAGTATGGATTTTAGAAAATGGGCTATGCGTGTTCATCGTTTACTTGATGGACTCATTCCTTAGAATAAGTAGCTATATATTTATACCTACTTATTCTCCACTAACCACTGAGCCATATATATAAAAACGGACCTCCCGTTGATAGGAGGTCCGTTTTATTGGATACGCTTATGCGTCTTTGATCATGGTTTCTTCTGTTGCTGGTGTTTCGTCAGCTTCGTTGACGCGTTCGATGTCTGCGCCTAGGGCTGCTAGCTTTTGGTGGAAGTTGACATAGCCACGGTCAAGGTGTTTTAGTTCTGTCACCCTTGTGTAGCCGTCTGCTACGAGTCCTGCGATGGATAGGGCTGCGGCTGCACGAAGATCGGTTGCAGCTACTTCTGCACCTTGAAGGGCAGTTGGTCCATCCATGATGACAGAACGGCCTTCGATCTTGATTTCGGCGCCCATGCGACGGAATTCTTCCGCGTGCATGAAGCGGTTTTCAAATACCGTTTCCGTGATGACGCTTGTTCCGTCAGCTGCAAGGAGCAATGCCATCATTTGGGATTGCATGTCTGTCGGGAATCCAGGGTGTGGCATCGTTTTGATGTCGACGGATTTCAATGAATCAGGACCGATGACACGAACTCCTTCCCCTTCATCGATGATCTTGACGCCCATCTCCTCCATTTTGGCAATAAGAGAAGATAAATGCTCAGGAATTGCACCTTTCACAAGAACATCACCTTTAGTGATGGCGGCAGCAACCATGAATGTTCCGGCTTCAATACGGTCCGGGATGATGCTGTGCTCCACTCCATAAAGGCGATCGACACCCTCGATGCGGATTGTTCCGGTTCCGGCACCTACTACGTTTCCTCCCATTTTGTTCAGGAAGTTCGCAAGGTCCACGATTTCCGGTTCTTTTGCAACATTTTCAAGGATTGTTGTTCCTTCTGCAAGAACGGCAGCCATCATGATATTCTCAGTGGCACCTACGCTAGGGAAGTCGAGATAGACTTTGGCACCATGCAAGCGTCCGTCAACTTCAGCTTCAATGAAGCCGTTACCGACTTTGACTTTAGCACCCATTGCTTCGAATCCTTTAAGATGTTGATCAATCGGTCTTGAACCGATCGCACATCCTCCAGGAAGAGCTACACGGGCTTTACCTGTACGTCCAAGAAGTGAACCCATCACAAGGACGGATGCACGCATTTTACGTACATATTCAAAAGGCGCCTCTACGAATAACTCCCTTGACGCATTGACGGTGACTTCACCGTTCGCGAATTCTACATCTGTATTTAAATGACGTATAACTTCATTGATCGTATATACATCGGAGAGTGGTGGTACGTTTTTGATGATGCTTTTTCCTTCACTTGCTAATAATGTAGCAGCGATGACTGGTAAAACGGCATTCTTTGCTCCTTCAACTTGCACTGTACCGCTTAAACGCTGACCGCCGCGGACGATAATTTTTTCCAAGAGTATTCCCCTCCGCGTCCAATTTCTCTATATTAATATTCAATAATCAGGATGGGTGTGCCAATGACAAAGGTTGTCTCAGCGCCCATTCCACTTTTCCGTAAACCAAGTTGAATGTTCATGTCTTGATGCTGTTTGGTTTGAATGGTCCGTGACAATTGTTCCGAGTAGGCTGAAATTGAATGAAACTCTTCCTCTTTTAAGGATTCCAATTCATTAGCGTCTAATGTGTCCATCATTTCGACGGCTTGATTCGACAAAACTTCCTCAAGCGTATCACTGAATTTGCCTTTAATACAAGAGAATATCAAGGGTTCATCCGTGAAAATTTCTTCCGCATTTGGGATATATTCACTTTTGATATACGCCTTGGCGCTCTCTCCCCAAGTGGTCTGACTTCCGCGCAGCTCATACATAGTATACGACTGTGATTGCCCGTTTGTGAGGGTATGTAAAATCTTAATGGTTTCTGTTCCGTGAGACGTCTTGCGAAGTCCCGTCACCACTGTTTCTTCCTTCGATTTTTTCGTTACCCATTTGAATCCGGAAAATTTCTCCTGAATCAAATCACTGTGTTTGGCAAACTCTTCTTGTGTGAAGCTAGATGCGTTTTCTCTTGCATACAGAGACCATTCATTGACCTCCCCACCAGCACGTTCGACGGCAAGATCAAGTTTTTCTATATCGGTGAAACGCTTCGCTTCGATAGTGTTGTTCCCATTACTGACATAAAGAAAACCAATTATAATGAAAAAAATTACGAAAATGTAAAAGTTACGCACGATCATTCCTCCCCTTTAGTAAAAGTCTTTCCGTCAGGGTGAGGAACATACTTGCAACTTATCGTCATCTTTTTACAAATCTGTCTTCTTTCAGTCATGTGATCGTTTTCATAATGAAACTTTTTCACAAAGGGCGTAAACACAAAATTAATCTTACTCAAAACTGGTACCTTTGAGAACATGCAGGAAGACCTATTTTTTGTAAGGGTTTGACCCTATTCGAAAAGGGTCGGCAGCTGCTGGGTCCATAAGTAATAGTCCAACAGGAACCTGCTGACGGCAGAACCAATGGCAATGGTCAGTAGGATGTACAGGAGTCTCCCTTGGGCGACCCTGTTTTTTTTAAGGAGCTTATCCAATTGGATGGATTGGAGAGCCCAGAATGTAACTGCGAACACCACCAAGTGAATCAGCATGCTGATCAGCGCCTGCTGGCCAAATGTTACTCCCATTCCCACTCACTCCATAAAAA from Rossellomorea marisflavi includes the following:
- the murA gene encoding UDP-N-acetylglucosamine 1-carboxyvinyltransferase, yielding MEKIIVRGGQRLSGTVQVEGAKNAVLPVIAATLLASEGKSIIKNVPPLSDVYTINEVIRHLNTDVEFANGEVTVNASRELFVEAPFEYVRKMRASVLVMGSLLGRTGKARVALPGGCAIGSRPIDQHLKGFEAMGAKVKVGNGFIEAEVDGRLHGAKVYLDFPSVGATENIMMAAVLAEGTTILENVAKEPEIVDLANFLNKMGGNVVGAGTGTIRIEGVDRLYGVEHSIIPDRIEAGTFMVAAAITKGDVLVKGAIPEHLSSLIAKMEEMGVKIIDEGEGVRVIGPDSLKSVDIKTMPHPGFPTDMQSQMMALLLAADGTSVITETVFENRFMHAEEFRRMGAEIKIEGRSVIMDGPTALQGAEVAATDLRAAAALSIAGLVADGYTRVTELKHLDRGYVNFHQKLAALGADIERVNEADETPATEETMIKDA
- a CDS encoding YwmB family TATA-box binding protein; translated protein: MRNFYIFVIFFIIIGFLYVSNGNNTIEAKRFTDIEKLDLAVERAGGEVNEWSLYARENASSFTQEEFAKHSDLIQEKFSGFKWVTKKSKEETVVTGLRKTSHGTETIKILHTLTNGQSQSYTMYELRGSQTTWGESAKAYIKSEYIPNAEEIFTDEPLIFSCIKGKFSDTLEEVLSNQAVEMMDTLDANELESLKEEEFHSISAYSEQLSRTIQTKQHQDMNIQLGLRKSGMGAETTFVIGTPILIIEY
- a CDS encoding DUF1146 family protein, which codes for MGVTFGQQALISMLIHLVVFAVTFWALQSIQLDKLLKKNRVAQGRLLYILLTIAIGSAVSRFLLDYYLWTQQLPTLFE